A stretch of Arcobacter arenosus DNA encodes these proteins:
- the ybaK gene encoding Cys-tRNA(Pro) deacylase, whose protein sequence is MTPAINLLKKNKIKFEIHKYDHDPLCTDFGNEAVEKLGLDKNQVFKTLLVELTPKELAVGVVPVSSMLSLKEIASALKAKKAVMADKQEAQKVTGYLLGGISPLGQKKKLKTVLDESAFNFKTIFISGGKRGLDIEVSPNDIKKLLNAVTYNIST, encoded by the coding sequence ATGACACCAGCAATTAATTTACTTAAGAAAAATAAAATAAAATTTGAAATTCATAAATATGACCATGACCCTTTATGTACTGACTTTGGGAATGAAGCAGTTGAAAAGCTTGGTCTTGATAAAAACCAAGTATTCAAAACACTTTTAGTTGAACTAACTCCAAAAGAGCTTGCTGTAGGAGTTGTTCCTGTCTCTTCAATGTTGAGTTTAAAAGAGATAGCAAGTGCTTTAAAAGCAAAAAAAGCAGTTATGGCAGATAAGCAAGAAGCACAAAAAGTAACAGGATATTTATTAGGAGGTATCTCCCCTTTAGGTCAAAAGAAAAAACTAAAAACAGTACTTGATGAAAGCGCGTTTAATTTTAAAACAATATTCATAAGTGGAGGGAAAAGAGGTTTAGATATTGAAGTAAGTCCAAATGATATAAAGAAATTATTAAATGCTGTTACTTATAACATATCCACTTAG